A single window of Oncorhynchus keta strain PuntledgeMale-10-30-2019 chromosome 34, Oket_V2, whole genome shotgun sequence DNA harbors:
- the seraf gene encoding von Willebrand factor D and EGF domain-containing protein produces the protein MVLTRSCFTASIKVNLALLACSVALVGICLARSDAPRGVAVPFVFDLKATCDPPCQHAGICIRNNTCFCSRGYEGETCQYANCYPKCKNGGECLRPGKCRCPSGFGGKYCHKVKCDSGCWNGGDCIAVNGVAKCICPSSWTGSKCQEAICPQGCRNGGSCVAPGICSCPEGWLGGACHTAVCHRPCLNGGKCLSPDSCRCRPPYSGPRCEERKKVF, from the exons ATGGTGCTCACTCGCAGCTGCTTTACCGCGTCGATAAAGGTAAACCTCGCGCTGCTGGCCTGCTCGGTTGCGCTTGTGGGCATCTGCTTAGCGCGCTCGGACGCTCCGCGAGGGGTTGCGGTGCCCTTTGTTTTTGACCTCAAAGCGACGTGCGACCCTCCGTGCCAACATGCTGGCATCTGCATCCGAAACAACACCTGCTTCTGTTCTCGCGGCTATGAGGGAGAGACCTGCCAGTATG CTAACTGCTATCCCAAATGTAAGAATGGAGGAGAGTGTCTTCGCCCTGGAAAATGCAGATGTCCGTCTGGATTTGGAGGAAAATATTGTCATAAAG TGAAATGTGATAGTGGATGCTGGAACGGTGGCGACTGCATCGCTGTGAACGGAGTGGCCAAGTGCATCTGTCCCTCCAGCTGGACTGGCTCCAAATGCCAAGAGG CGATCTGTCCCCAGGGGTGCAGGAATGGGGGCAGCTGTGTGGCCCCAGGAATCTGCAGCTGTCCAGAGGGCTGGCTGGGTGGAGCCTGCCACACTG CTGTGTGTCACCGGCCCTGTCTGAATGGAGGCAAGTGTTTGTCTCCCGATTCGTGCCGCTGTCGCCCTCCTTACTCTGGACCACGCTGTGAGGAGAGGAAAAAGGTGTTTTAA